The Flavobacterium commune genome contains a region encoding:
- the proB gene encoding glutamate 5-kinase, giving the protein MAKKRILLKLGSNTLTKETNHISRGKIEDIGMQIAALNDEYEFIIVSSGAIAAAKQFVKLDNNDKDVFVKQALASIGQPHLMRIYNENFKDLGLNTSQCLLSYSDFEKEQTRKNIVNTINVLVKNNYIPIINENDTVATDEIKFGDNDKLAALAAVLLKVDILIIATNTDGFYTKESMDKGTPETILSVKELKDLEKEIGDSKSSHGTGGMQSKIEAVAIAKEANIETWIINGLKDNFILNALKNEIAFTKII; this is encoded by the coding sequence ATGGCAAAAAAAAGAATTTTATTAAAATTAGGAAGCAATACGCTAACCAAAGAAACCAATCATATTTCGAGAGGAAAGATTGAAGACATTGGTATGCAAATAGCCGCCTTAAACGATGAATACGAATTTATCATTGTGAGTTCAGGTGCTATTGCTGCGGCAAAACAATTTGTAAAGTTAGACAATAACGACAAAGATGTTTTTGTAAAACAAGCTTTAGCCTCTATTGGTCAGCCTCATTTGATGCGGATTTACAATGAAAACTTCAAGGATTTAGGATTAAATACTTCGCAGTGTTTGCTTTCTTATTCTGATTTCGAAAAAGAACAAACCCGAAAAAACATTGTCAATACCATCAACGTATTAGTTAAAAACAATTACATCCCCATTATCAACGAAAACGATACGGTAGCCACGGATGAAATTAAATTTGGTGACAACGATAAATTAGCCGCTTTGGCCGCTGTTTTATTAAAAGTAGATATTTTGATAATTGCCACCAATACCGACGGTTTTTACACTAAAGAATCAATGGACAAAGGAACTCCGGAAACAATTTTATCAGTAAAAGAGTTGAAGGATTTGGAAAAAGAAATTGGAGATTCTAAATCGTCACACGGAACAGGCGGAATGCAATCAAAAATAGAAGCCGTAGCCATCGCAAAAGAAGCTAATATTGAAACCTGGATTATCAATGGTTTGAAAGATAATTTTATCTTAAATGCCTTGAAAAATGAAATTGCATTTACAAAGATTATATAA
- a CDS encoding glutamate-5-semialdehyde dehydrogenase: MSTILSIEKRNAVLTTMAALLEQEREALKAINQQDLANYNGEDLAMEKRLLVDDAKVDGMILSVKQLAGQEDPVGQVRYEFTHENGMKISNKTAAFGTILIIYESRPDVTVEAGGIAFKSGNKILLKGGKESLLSNQKIVSLWHQALESNGVSTDWVEYLNYDRVQTQAFLEKPTQRVDLIVPRGGEKLIEFTKKHASCPVIVSGRGNNFVYVNADADLDKAMAIIINGKTSNISVCNALDKVLIDTNVPNWEGFANELVAKLKAYNVTILGDDAFAKATQVPAIENDLIWYEEFLDYKIVIGTIDSKQEAIAKINKYCGGHSASIITEDKAIAQEFMENIDASSVYHNASTRFTDGGQFGLGGELAISTDKLHQRGPIGLQHLVTNKWYIYGDGQVR, translated from the coding sequence ATGAGTACTATTTTATCCATAGAAAAAAGAAACGCTGTATTGACTACGATGGCGGCTCTTTTAGAACAAGAAAGAGAAGCTTTGAAAGCCATCAATCAACAAGATTTAGCCAATTATAACGGTGAAGATTTGGCTATGGAAAAACGGCTACTCGTTGACGATGCCAAAGTAGACGGAATGATTCTTTCTGTGAAGCAATTGGCTGGTCAGGAAGATCCTGTGGGGCAGGTTCGCTATGAATTCACCCATGAAAACGGAATGAAAATCAGCAACAAGACTGCTGCTTTTGGAACAATTTTGATTATCTATGAATCCCGTCCGGACGTAACAGTAGAAGCTGGTGGAATCGCATTCAAATCAGGAAATAAAATTTTATTGAAAGGTGGAAAAGAATCGTTGCTTTCGAACCAAAAAATTGTGAGCCTTTGGCACCAAGCCTTAGAAAGCAATGGCGTAAGTACGGATTGGGTGGAGTATTTGAATTATGACAGAGTTCAAACCCAGGCTTTTCTTGAAAAACCAACGCAAAGAGTCGATTTAATTGTACCTCGTGGTGGTGAAAAACTGATTGAATTCACTAAAAAACACGCCAGTTGTCCTGTGATTGTAAGCGGTCGAGGGAATAATTTTGTGTATGTAAATGCCGATGCTGATTTAGATAAAGCGATGGCAATTATCATTAACGGAAAAACTTCAAACATATCAGTTTGTAATGCTTTAGATAAAGTTTTAATTGATACTAATGTTCCAAATTGGGAAGGTTTTGCTAATGAATTGGTAGCCAAACTAAAAGCATACAACGTAACTATTTTAGGTGATGATGCTTTTGCAAAAGCAACTCAGGTGCCTGCAATAGAAAACGATTTGATTTGGTACGAAGAGTTTTTGGATTACAAAATTGTCATTGGAACAATCGATTCTAAACAAGAAGCGATTGCTAAAATCAACAAATATTGTGGCGGACATTCGGCTTCAATTATTACCGAAGACAAAGCCATTGCACAAGAATTTATGGAAAACATTGATGCTTCATCCGTTTATCACAACGCTTCTACCCGTTTCACCGATGGAGGGCAATTTGGTTTAGGCGGGGAATTAGCCATCAGTACGGATAAATTACACCAACGTGGACCAATTGGTTTACAACATTTGGTAACCAATAAATGGTATATTTACGGAGACGGACAAGTTAGATAG
- a CDS encoding M20 family metallo-hydrolase produces MKNIETLIQEAIALLKSLIQTPSFSSEEEQTALLIENWFTQNNIPFERENNNVWAYNKHFDKSKPTLLLNSHHDTVRPNQGYTNDPFEAKVEDGKLFGLGSNDAGGCLVSLIATFTHFYANENLPYNIVVAATAEEESSGKNGLNSILKHLPELECAIVGEPTLMQLAVAEKGLLVLDVVVKGTASHAAHNNPDNPIYNAMPVIEWFKSYQFEKISEVLGPVKMTVTQVTAGKQHNVVPAECHLVVDIRVNDCYNNTEILDTVRANVNAEVTPRSMHLNASSIPVSHGLVQAGIALGRTTYGSPTLSDQSVLYCKSLKLGPGESLRSHSANEFIYVNEIEEGIELYIKILTDFFNNIK; encoded by the coding sequence ATGAAAAACATAGAAACTCTTATACAAGAAGCCATTGCGTTATTAAAATCACTGATTCAGACGCCTTCATTTTCGAGTGAAGAAGAGCAAACAGCACTTTTAATCGAAAATTGGTTTACTCAGAATAACATTCCTTTCGAAAGAGAAAACAATAATGTTTGGGCTTACAATAAACATTTTGATAAATCCAAACCGACACTTTTACTCAATTCGCACCACGATACTGTGAGACCAAACCAGGGTTATACTAACGATCCATTTGAAGCAAAAGTAGAAGACGGAAAATTATTTGGTCTGGGAAGTAACGATGCCGGAGGATGTTTAGTTTCGCTAATTGCCACATTTACTCATTTTTATGCCAATGAAAACCTGCCTTACAATATTGTAGTTGCAGCTACCGCAGAGGAAGAAAGCAGCGGAAAAAATGGTTTGAATAGTATTCTAAAACATTTACCGGAACTGGAATGTGCCATTGTTGGTGAACCAACCTTAATGCAATTAGCCGTAGCCGAAAAAGGATTATTGGTATTAGATGTGGTTGTTAAAGGGACGGCAAGTCACGCTGCACACAACAATCCTGACAATCCTATTTACAATGCCATGCCGGTAATTGAATGGTTTAAAAGCTATCAATTTGAGAAAATATCTGAGGTTTTAGGACCTGTAAAAATGACTGTAACCCAGGTTACCGCCGGAAAGCAACACAATGTTGTTCCTGCTGAATGTCATTTGGTTGTCGATATTCGTGTGAATGATTGCTACAACAATACCGAAATTTTAGACACAGTAAGAGCAAACGTAAATGCTGAAGTGACTCCACGCTCCATGCACTTAAACGCTTCATCAATCCCAGTTTCACACGGATTGGTACAAGCAGGAATCGCTTTGGGAAGAACCACTTATGGCTCACCTACCCTTTCGGATCAATCGGTTTTATATTGCAAGTCTTTAAAACTGGGGCCAGGAGAAAGCTTACGCTCACACTCGGCTAACGAATTTATATATGTAAACGAAATAGAAGAAGGAATCGAATTGTATATCAAAATACTAACTGATTTTTTTAATAATATTAAGTAG
- a CDS encoding N-acetylornithine carbamoyltransferase, translating into MNFISIQNIDSLDKWVKQALKIKKNPLKNKKLGKNKTLGMLFFNSSLRTRLSTQKAAMNLGMNVIVMNFNSEGWTLEFQDGVVMDQGSSEHIKEAAAVVSQYCDIIAIRAFAGLVDKEKDNAETVISGFLKYASVPVVNMESATGHPMQSLADAITMAEHKTKHRAKVVLTWAPHPRALPQAVPNSFVEMMQKQENMDFVITHPEGYELNPEITKDSKIEYDQNKAFENADFIYAKNWSNYKEYGKITNSDPNWTVTAEKMALTNNAKFMHCLPVRRNVIVTDEVIDSENSVVIEQANNRTYSAQLVLQKILENGKK; encoded by the coding sequence ATGAACTTTATATCCATACAAAACATCGATTCACTTGACAAATGGGTGAAACAAGCGTTAAAAATCAAAAAAAATCCGCTTAAGAATAAAAAACTGGGAAAAAACAAAACCTTAGGGATGTTGTTTTTCAACTCTAGTTTGAGAACCCGTTTGAGTACGCAAAAAGCGGCTATGAATTTGGGAATGAACGTGATTGTAATGAATTTTAACAGCGAAGGATGGACTTTGGAATTCCAGGATGGAGTTGTTATGGATCAAGGTTCATCGGAACACATCAAGGAAGCCGCAGCAGTTGTTTCTCAATATTGCGATATCATCGCGATTAGAGCTTTTGCAGGATTGGTTGATAAAGAAAAAGACAATGCCGAAACCGTAATTTCCGGTTTCTTAAAATATGCTTCTGTACCGGTTGTAAACATGGAAAGTGCTACGGGACACCCAATGCAATCCCTTGCCGACGCAATTACAATGGCAGAACACAAAACCAAACACAGAGCAAAAGTAGTTTTAACCTGGGCTCCACATCCTAGAGCTTTGCCTCAGGCTGTTCCAAACTCTTTTGTAGAAATGATGCAAAAGCAGGAAAATATGGATTTTGTAATTACGCATCCTGAAGGCTACGAATTGAATCCGGAAATCACCAAAGATTCCAAAATCGAATACGATCAAAATAAGGCTTTCGAAAATGCTGATTTTATCTATGCTAAAAACTGGAGTAATTATAAAGAATACGGAAAAATTACTAATTCTGACCCAAATTGGACCGTTACTGCTGAGAAAATGGCTTTAACTAATAATGCTAAATTCATGCACTGTTTGCCTGTTAGAAGAAATGTAATTGTTACTGACGAAGTAATTGACAGCGAAAATTCTGTTGTCATCGAACAAGCAAATAACAGAACCTATTCTGCTCAATTAGTTTTGCAAAAAATATTGGAAAATGGAAAAAAGTAA
- a CDS encoding GxxExxY protein, translating into MELLHEELTNLIIKTFYEVYNELGYGFLEKVYQNSLYLELKNKGLKVEPQKRIPVFYKGTEVGEYFADLMVEDKIILELKAADYIVKEFENQILNYLRATDCEVGLLLNFGKKPEFKRKIFENDRK; encoded by the coding sequence ATGGAATTATTACACGAAGAATTAACAAACCTAATTATTAAAACTTTTTATGAAGTTTATAATGAATTGGGTTATGGATTTCTAGAAAAAGTGTATCAAAATTCTTTGTATCTGGAATTAAAAAACAAAGGGCTTAAAGTTGAACCTCAAAAAAGAATTCCTGTTTTTTATAAAGGAACTGAAGTTGGAGAATATTTCGCTGATTTAATGGTCGAAGATAAAATTATACTCGAATTGAAAGCAGCTGATTACATTGTAAAAGAATTTGAAAATCAAATTCTAAACTATTTAAGAGCTACAGACTGTGAAGTTGGTCTTCTTTTAAACTTTGGAAAAAAACCAGAATTCAAACGAAAAATATTTGAAAATGACAGAAAATAA
- a CDS encoding aspartate aminotransferase family protein, which yields MNLFDVYPLYPITPVKALDCTITDDKGIEYLDLYSGHGVISIGHTQPDYVAKVKEQLDNLSFYSNAIQNPLQVELAEKLGKASGLTDFSLFLCSSGAEANENALKVASFHTNKSRVIAFDNSFHGRTSAAVAVTDNKKIVAPLNAQQVVTFLPLNQIDLVEAELKKGDVCAVIIEPIQGVGGLDQGTTEFFQALEKACAAHDVVLILDEVQSGYGRSGKFFAFQHHGINPDIVTTAKGMGNGFPIGGVLISPKFQASYGLLGTTFGGSHLACAAGIAVLDVIESKNLIENTNKVSEYFFEAIKVIPEIIKVKGRGLMLGVEFDFDVSALRKKMIIEKYIFTGGANNKNLLRILPPLTITTAAIDAFIVALQESLAELKA from the coding sequence ATGAACTTATTTGACGTTTACCCATTATACCCTATCACGCCTGTAAAAGCTTTAGATTGCACGATTACAGACGATAAAGGAATCGAATATTTAGATTTATACTCTGGTCACGGAGTAATTTCTATTGGACATACACAACCGGATTATGTTGCTAAAGTGAAAGAGCAACTGGATAATTTGAGTTTTTACTCAAATGCGATTCAGAATCCATTACAAGTAGAATTAGCCGAAAAATTAGGAAAAGCTTCCGGCTTAACTGATTTTAGCTTATTCCTTTGTAGTTCTGGTGCTGAAGCCAATGAAAATGCTTTGAAAGTAGCTTCTTTCCACACGAACAAATCAAGAGTAATTGCTTTTGACAATTCATTTCACGGAAGAACTTCTGCAGCCGTTGCTGTAACCGACAACAAAAAAATTGTAGCACCATTAAACGCGCAACAAGTTGTTACTTTCCTGCCTTTGAACCAAATTGATTTGGTAGAAGCAGAATTGAAAAAAGGCGATGTTTGTGCTGTAATCATCGAACCAATTCAAGGTGTTGGTGGTTTAGATCAAGGAACAACGGAGTTCTTTCAAGCTTTGGAAAAAGCCTGTGCAGCCCATGATGTAGTTTTAATTTTAGACGAAGTACAATCAGGTTACGGAAGAAGCGGAAAATTCTTTGCTTTCCAACACCACGGAATCAATCCGGATATTGTAACTACTGCTAAAGGAATGGGGAACGGTTTCCCTATTGGAGGGGTTTTGATTTCTCCTAAATTCCAGGCAAGCTACGGATTATTAGGAACTACTTTCGGCGGAAGTCATTTGGCTTGTGCTGCCGGTATTGCCGTTTTGGATGTTATCGAAAGTAAAAACTTGATAGAAAACACCAACAAAGTATCAGAATACTTTTTTGAAGCGATTAAAGTAATTCCTGAAATCATCAAAGTAAAAGGAAGAGGATTGATGTTAGGAGTTGAATTTGACTTTGACGTGAGTGCTTTGAGAAAGAAAATGATTATTGAAAAATACATTTTTACAGGTGGAGCTAACAATAAAAACTTATTGAGAATTCTTCCACCATTAACGATCACTACTGCTGCAATTGACGCATTTATCGTTGCATTACAGGAATCATTAGCCGAATTAAAAGCATAA
- the argH gene encoding argininosuccinate lyase has product MKLWEKGIPTDKQIDLFTVGNDRELDLILAKHDVTGNIAQAKMLAKIGLITHQECEDLLGALAEIQEDIKAGNFTIEDSFEDVHSKVEYLLTQKVGDAGKKIHTARSRNDQVLVDMNLYLKEEVLQLKQQVKALFDLLMASAEKYQNVLLPGYTHLQIAMPSSFGMWFSAYAESLIDDMSMLNAALKVVDQNPLGSAAGYGSSFPIDRTFTTKEMGFSTLKYNSVAAQMSRGKSEKTVSFAMASVAGTLSKFAYDVCLYMSQNFDFIGLPANLTTGSSIMPHKKNPDVFELIRGKCNKIQSLPYELTLITNNLPSGYHRDLQLLKEGVFPAIQNLKACLDIAIFSIPDIKVKENILEDKKYDYLFTVDTLNEMVSAGIPFRDAYKEVALQIEAGNYKSPKATKHSHEGSINNLCLNEIKEKMNLAY; this is encoded by the coding sequence ATGAAACTTTGGGAAAAAGGAATACCAACAGATAAACAAATCGATTTATTTACTGTTGGAAACGATCGTGAATTAGATTTGATTTTGGCCAAACATGATGTTACAGGAAATATAGCTCAGGCAAAAATGCTTGCTAAAATCGGCTTGATTACCCATCAGGAATGTGAAGATTTACTAGGTGCATTGGCAGAAATTCAGGAAGATATCAAAGCTGGAAATTTTACTATCGAAGATTCATTTGAAGATGTACATTCAAAAGTTGAATATTTACTTACCCAAAAAGTAGGCGATGCCGGAAAAAAAATACACACCGCCCGTTCTCGTAATGATCAGGTTTTAGTGGATATGAACCTGTACTTAAAAGAAGAAGTTCTACAATTAAAACAGCAAGTAAAAGCACTTTTTGATTTATTGATGGCTTCTGCCGAAAAATACCAAAACGTATTACTACCAGGTTATACACATTTACAAATTGCAATGCCTAGTTCATTTGGAATGTGGTTTTCTGCTTATGCCGAAAGTCTAATCGACGATATGAGTATGCTTAATGCTGCTTTAAAAGTAGTAGATCAAAATCCGTTGGGTTCTGCTGCAGGATATGGTAGCTCCTTCCCTATTGACAGAACTTTTACCACAAAAGAAATGGGTTTTAGCACTTTAAAATACAATTCCGTTGCGGCACAAATGAGTCGTGGAAAATCTGAGAAAACAGTTTCTTTTGCAATGGCAAGTGTTGCAGGTACGCTTTCAAAATTTGCTTATGACGTCTGTTTATATATGAGCCAGAATTTTGATTTTATTGGTTTACCGGCAAATCTGACTACAGGATCCAGCATTATGCCTCATAAAAAAAATCCTGATGTATTTGAGTTAATTCGTGGAAAATGCAACAAGATTCAGTCATTACCATATGAATTAACCTTAATTACCAATAACCTACCAAGTGGTTACCACAGAGATTTACAACTTTTAAAAGAAGGTGTTTTCCCTGCGATTCAAAACTTAAAAGCCTGTTTGGATATTGCTATTTTCTCCATTCCGGATATTAAAGTAAAAGAAAATATTTTAGAGGATAAAAAATACGATTATCTATTTACTGTAGATACTTTGAACGAAATGGTTTCGGCTGGAATCCCATTTAGAGATGCCTACAAAGAAGTAGCTTTGCAAATTGAAGCCGGAAATTACAAATCACCAAAAGCAACAAAACATTCACACGAAGGAAGTATTAATAATCTTTGCTTGAATGAGATTAAAGAAAAAATGAATCTGGCTTATTAA
- the argB gene encoding acetylglutamate kinase, giving the protein MEKSKQSLSIIKIGGNIIDNPTELAHFLADFSKIEGNKILVHGGGKSATKMAQSIGLVPQMIDGRRITDKPMLDVVVMIYAGEINKNVVAQLQAHNTNAMGFSGADGNLIQSTKRDHPTIDYGFVGDVQKVNTPLLETLINSGIVPVFCAITHDKNGQLLNTNADTIASELAIAASEVFEVTLNYCFEKAGVLTDVEDENSVIRQINSALYSQLKEEGAIHSGMIPKLDNCFNSLSKGVQKIKIGHHRMLKNSEAICTSIEL; this is encoded by the coding sequence ATGGAAAAAAGTAAGCAATCCTTATCCATCATAAAAATTGGTGGAAACATCATAGATAATCCAACGGAATTAGCTCATTTTTTAGCAGATTTTTCTAAGATTGAAGGAAATAAAATTTTGGTTCACGGTGGCGGAAAATCGGCTACTAAAATGGCGCAAAGTATTGGTTTAGTTCCTCAGATGATTGACGGACGAAGAATTACCGATAAACCTATGCTTGACGTAGTGGTGATGATTTATGCCGGAGAAATCAACAAAAATGTTGTTGCTCAATTACAGGCTCATAACACCAATGCAATGGGATTTTCAGGAGCTGACGGGAATTTAATTCAATCTACTAAAAGAGACCATCCAACGATTGATTACGGTTTTGTAGGCGATGTTCAAAAAGTGAATACTCCTTTATTGGAAACCTTAATCAATAGCGGAATTGTTCCTGTTTTCTGTGCTATTACACACGATAAAAACGGACAATTATTAAACACTAATGCCGATACAATTGCGAGCGAATTAGCCATAGCAGCATCGGAAGTTTTTGAAGTAACCTTGAACTATTGTTTCGAAAAAGCGGGAGTTTTAACCGATGTTGAAGATGAAAATTCGGTTATTCGCCAAATCAATTCTGCTCTTTATTCGCAATTAAAAGAAGAAGGAGCCATTCATTCGGGAATGATTCCTAAATTGGATAACTGTTTCAATAGTTTGTCTAAAGGAGTTCAAAAAATTAAAATTGGCCATCACAGAATGTTGAAAAACTCAGAGGCAATTTGTACGAGTATAGAATTATAA